Part of the Halalkalibacter krulwichiae genome is shown below.
ATTGAAGCTCGACAATTTGCTGAAGCGGCAAGGTTCTTTCCTTTATATATTTCAGCGGTTGGAATTATCTTGCTCTCTCTAGAATTAGCTATTACGTTTATCAGATTAAAGAAACAAGCAACCCCTGATGGTACATTGTTTCATCCAAACTTAAAATTAGCATTGAAATATATGGGGTGGGTAGGTGCTTTTCTACTCTGCATTTATATAATTGGTTTTAAAGTAGCCTCGGCATTGTTTTTACTGACGTTCTTAAAAATAGAGTCAAACTTCACTTGGTTCAGAACAGTACTTTCAGTGGCGTTGGTGGTGCTATTTCTAATTGTATTTGGTGATTGGTATTTGAATTTAAATTGGCCCAAAAATCTATTGAATTTTTAAAATGAGGAGAGAACGAAACAATAGCAGTTGGTACACAGCAGGTAGCGGCCATTAGGTGGATTACTTATAGGGTTGACTCAAAAGAGAATCTTTTTAGTCAACCTCTCCATGGGCAAGTCTATTTATTAGAATGTATTTGAGAATAATTAATTAAGGAATTAATAAACTCTTTTACTATCGGAAATTCAACTTCTGTCTCTTTGTATAAAAGCCATGTATTCCTTTGAAGTAGTTGACCCTTATTATCATTTAGTTCTATCTTTTCTAAATCTGGAATTGTTGATAGGCCTAAGCTTGGAACGATTGCATAACCTAGCCCTTTTGCAACTAACTTCTTACAAGTTTCAATATTATCAATCTCCATCGTAATTGTCGGAGGTTGTGAGAACTGTTGATGCCACCAGTTGTCAATAATCTGCTGGAGTTTAGGGTCGGTATTAAATGTAATTCTTGGTAATGACGGCAACTGCATCAAATCGATCGGTTTACTTGAAATGACACAGATTGTTTCTGTATTTAATAGAATCGAATTATGATGCCATGGGTTATCACCTCGAACAATACCAATGTGTATATTGTCTTGTTCTAAATGCTTTAAAATTTTATGACTCCAGCCTGTGAAGACACTGAATTGAACATTGTGATATTGCTCTAAAAAATTCTTTAAGATGTCAGGAAGGAGATATCTAGCAAAGTTACTTGAAACACC
Proteins encoded:
- a CDS encoding tripartite tricarboxylate transporter TctB family protein, which codes for MGLTRSKINVIFLGFMLVVFIWAFIEARQFAEAARFFPLYISAVGIILLSLELAITFIRLKKQATPDGTLFHPNLKLALKYMGWVGAFLLCIYIIGFKVASALFLLTFLKIESNFTWFRTVLSVALVVLFLIVFGDWYLNLNWPKNLLNF
- a CDS encoding LysR family transcriptional regulator; the protein is MDEKDWLILKTIYEEKNITKAAEKLFISQPALTYRLNHLEEEVGVKILWRNKKGIKFTSEGEYLVKYADEMLYKLQKTKDHLLNMNENLEGIIRIGVSSNFARYLLPDILKNFLEQYHNVQFSVFTGWSHKILKHLEQDNIHIGIVRGDNPWHHNSILLNTETICVISSKPIDLMQLPSLPRITFNTDPKLQQIIDNWWHQQFSQPPTITMEIDNIETCKKLVAKGLGYAIVPSLGLSTIPDLEKIELNDNKGQLLQRNTWLLYKETEVEFPIVKEFINSLINYSQIHSNK